One region of Bradyrhizobium betae genomic DNA includes:
- a CDS encoding OprO/OprP family phosphate-selective porin: MIRTRLAATAIGLAGALAAAQAQAQTASSSEQEIALLKQQLKMLEQKLDKLQNQTAANTAATAKAKAEAKAEARSEAKAVVANANAAIPLKGPAPASGVVVTMPNNRPTICTADGANCVAITSRVHWDVGGYDYRPNTAATVPQKLDSGENVRRARIGVAGKFFNDWNFALVYDFGGSSDGFGGAAPGSLPGGGVSGVENAYLSYTGLKPFGGRMAIEAGIMDLPYTMDEATSSNDTMFMERASAGVIATSIAAGDFRSAAGARWFNDQLWIGGYVTGPSTGAIHSASSAAPAGTSEQYGAVARIAGNPISGKDYSVHIGADAEWLIQPPRNLIANTQTVTLSDRPELRLDPTSLISTGAIANASGAQVYSVEAAATYGSLILQGEYFWYNIDRTANTGLAPIGAPSLKFQGGYAQAGYVLTGEGRTYNAANAAYNGVKPAHPFSLDGGGWGAWEIAGRFSTIDLNNQLGTATGIAGGRQTVYTAALNWYVNGNVRFMLDYLHGTVSKQASPVSTADVGAKFDAVAMRTQFAF; encoded by the coding sequence GTGATCAGGACAAGACTTGCAGCCACGGCGATTGGTCTTGCCGGTGCGCTGGCGGCCGCCCAGGCCCAGGCCCAAACGGCAAGCAGCAGCGAGCAGGAGATCGCCCTGCTGAAGCAGCAACTGAAGATGCTGGAGCAGAAGCTCGACAAGCTGCAGAACCAGACCGCGGCGAACACGGCAGCCACGGCGAAGGCCAAAGCCGAAGCAAAGGCGGAAGCGCGCTCGGAGGCAAAGGCCGTCGTCGCCAATGCCAACGCGGCAATCCCGCTCAAGGGACCGGCACCGGCGTCCGGCGTCGTGGTGACGATGCCGAACAACCGGCCGACCATCTGCACCGCCGACGGGGCAAACTGCGTTGCCATCACCAGCCGCGTCCATTGGGATGTCGGCGGCTATGATTATCGTCCCAACACCGCGGCGACCGTGCCGCAGAAGCTCGACAGCGGCGAGAACGTCCGCCGCGCCCGCATCGGCGTCGCCGGCAAATTCTTCAACGACTGGAATTTCGCGCTGGTCTACGATTTCGGCGGCTCCTCCGACGGCTTTGGCGGCGCAGCGCCGGGCTCCCTGCCCGGCGGCGGCGTGTCCGGCGTCGAGAATGCCTATCTCAGCTACACCGGCCTGAAACCGTTCGGCGGCCGGATGGCGATCGAGGCCGGCATCATGGACCTGCCCTACACCATGGACGAGGCCACGAGCTCCAACGACACCATGTTCATGGAGCGCGCCTCAGCCGGCGTGATCGCGACCAGCATCGCCGCCGGCGACTTCCGCTCCGCAGCCGGCGCACGCTGGTTCAACGACCAGCTCTGGATCGGCGGCTATGTCACGGGACCGTCGACCGGCGCGATCCACTCCGCCTCGAGCGCGGCGCCCGCGGGCACGAGCGAGCAATACGGCGCGGTGGCGCGTATTGCCGGCAACCCGATCAGCGGCAAGGACTACTCGGTACATATCGGCGCCGACGCGGAATGGCTGATCCAGCCGCCGCGCAATCTGATCGCCAACACGCAGACGGTCACGCTCAGCGACCGGCCGGAATTGCGTCTCGACCCGACCTCGCTGATCTCGACGGGCGCGATCGCGAATGCCTCGGGCGCTCAGGTCTACAGCGTCGAAGCCGCCGCCACCTACGGCTCGCTGATCCTCCAGGGCGAGTACTTCTGGTACAACATCGATCGCACCGCCAACACCGGCCTCGCGCCGATCGGCGCACCCAGCCTGAAATTCCAGGGCGGCTATGCGCAGGCCGGTTACGTGCTGACCGGCGAGGGCCGGACCTACAATGCGGCGAACGCGGCCTACAACGGCGTCAAGCCGGCGCATCCGTTCTCGCTCGACGGCGGTGGCTGGGGCGCGTGGGAAATTGCGGGACGCTTCTCGACGATCGACCTCAACAACCAGTTGGGAACGGCGACCGGCATCGCCGGCGGCCGACAGACCGTCTACACGGCGGCGCTGAACTGGTACGTCAATGGCAACGTCCGCTTCATGCTCGACTACCTGCATGGCACGGTATCGAAGCAGGCCTCGCCGGTCTCGACCGCCGATGTCGGCGCGAAGTTCGACGCGGTGGCGATGCGCACGCAGTTCGCGTTCTGA
- a CDS encoding winged helix-turn-helix transcriptional regulator: MKRRDFARRPGCSVEATLDLIDGKWKGVILYHLQDGTQRFGELRRRMPGITQRMLTKQLRALEEDKLVIRKVYAEVPPRVEYCLSELGESLRPVIDILKAWGESHQQRLSCAPPPVVVRKKRAA; encoded by the coding sequence ATGAAACGGCGGGATTTTGCCCGGCGTCCCGGCTGCTCGGTCGAGGCGACGCTGGATCTGATCGACGGCAAGTGGAAGGGCGTGATCCTCTACCACCTCCAGGACGGCACCCAGCGCTTCGGCGAGTTGCGCCGCCGGATGCCCGGCATCACCCAGCGCATGCTGACAAAGCAGCTTCGCGCGCTGGAGGAGGACAAGCTCGTCATCCGCAAGGTCTATGCCGAGGTGCCGCCGCGGGTGGAGTATTGCCTCTCCGAGCTCGGCGAGAGCCTGCGGCCGGTGATCGACATCCTCAAGGCCTGGGGCGAGAGCCACCAGCAGCGGCTGTCCTGCGCGCCGCCGCCGGTGGTCGTGAGGAAGAAGCGCGCGGCGTGA